ATCGACCAGATAGAACGCGTTGACGCTGTTGTAGGTTTCCGTGACATAGCTGGCCGAAGGTTTGGCGCTCTTTATCCAGGTCAGGAACGGTACGGCTTCCGGGTGCGAGGCAAAGAACGCCGGGACCTTGGTCGGATCCGGCTTGCCCGTCGCCGGATCCGGCGATTGCGCCTGCTGCAACTGATAAAACGCCTCGGGCGTACCGACCGGGAACACCGGCATGCTGTTCATCCCGGTGCGCCACTGCTGGCCGTTGGCCTGAGTGAAACGCAGCGCCAGGCTGCGAATCGGTACGGCGCTGTCCGGTGCATAAGGACTGCCCGCCGGCAACGCAAATCGTCCGACCACTGGTGTGCGCGGCTCGTTGAACACCTGCGCGACAGAATACGACCGCGCTTCACCGTTGCTCTCGAAATGCCCGATCACACACACGCCCTTGGCGTGATTGCGACGAAACCCCGGATGCACGCCGTTGTTCTTCTCCAGCACATCGACCAGCGCCTTGGGCGTCAGGCGTTGTGGGTCAAACGAGCCATGAACGTAGGCAAACGCCCCGGCCACTGCTGCGACCACCACGGCGATACCGCCGAGACGCAACACCAGGCTCGCGGCACTCAAAGGCGGGCGTTGTGGCCC
The sequence above is a segment of the Pseudomonas sp. HS6 genome. Coding sequences within it:
- a CDS encoding catalase family peroxidase, whose protein sequence is MVDRSSPPGGPQRPPLSAASLVLRLGGIAVVVAAVAGAFAYVHGSFDPQRLTPKALVDVLEKNNGVHPGFRRNHAKGVCVIGHFESNGEARSYSVAQVFNEPRTPVVGRFALPAGSPYAPDSAVPIRSLALRFTQANGQQWRTGMNSMPVFPVGTPEAFYQLQQAQSPDPATGKPDPTKVPAFFASHPEAVPFLTWIKSAKPSASYVTETYNSVNAFYLVDASGKKQAVRWSMTPLAQDPAGATVPEGSDFLEKDLVQHLAEGPLRFQLNITLANADDPVNDASKAWPAGRKVLNAGTLVLEKTQPQLSGECRDINYDPLVLPAGIEGSDDPLLAARSAGYADSYLRRTSEVSQLPTGKQEARP